Proteins from a genomic interval of Benincasa hispida cultivar B227 chromosome 7, ASM972705v1, whole genome shotgun sequence:
- the LOC120080967 gene encoding uncharacterized protein LOC120080967, producing MTTDDDTKPLWQYVTKNERLNEGRGNISWQCNFCQENKKGSYTRVRAHLLKLSGFGIGICKKITHKDLAEMQKLEDEAKTRIARNAPKQVPLPPSRHIQTKSQSFGTGSGNMVGSYSNSYSTMEQKKRKGNVSALEKSFNLAIRDQVDSEIARMFCSSGLSFHLARNPHYVNAFSLVTNNALSGYITPEYNKLSTILLQKEKTNIERLLQSVKSTWSQKGVSIASDGWSDSQRRPLINFMEITEGGPMFLKAVDCSGETKDKYFIANLMKEVINEVGHENVIQIITDNAANCKGAGQIIESQFPSIVWTPCVVHTLNLALKNICAARNINSNQHVFAEFSWISEISNDVMFVKHFIMNHSMRLAMFNEFVSLKLLAVAETRFSSTIIILRRFKLIKGGLQTVVISNKWGCYREDDMVKARSVKKLVLNDIWWDKIDYILFFTTTIYDMIRDCDTDKPCLHLVYDIWDTMIEKVKVAIYKHEGKHPDESSSFYGVVHQILIDRWNKNNTPLHCLAHSLNPRYSKTS from the coding sequence ATGACTACCGATGATGATACAAAACCATTATGGCAATATGTTACAAAAAATGAGAGATTGAATGAAGGAAGGGGGAATATTTCTTGGCAATGTAATTTTtgtcaagaaaataaaaaaggttcTTATACAAGAGTTAGAGCACATCTACTCAAATTAAGTGGATTTGGGATTGGAATATGTAAAAAAATCACCCATAAAGATCTTGCTGAAATGCAAAAATTAGAAGATGAAGCTAAGACGCGTATTGCAAGGAATGCACCTAAACAAGTTCCTTTACCACCTTCACGGCATATACAAACTAAATCTCAATCTTTTGGAACTGGAAGTGGAAATATGGTGGGTAGCTATTCAAATTCTTATTCAACAATGgaacaaaagaaaaggaaaggaaatgtTAGTGCACTAGAGAAATCATTTAACTTGGCAATTCGTGATCAAGTAGATTCAGAGATAGCTAGAATGTTTTGTTCTTCAGGTTTGTCTTTTCACTTGGCTAGAAATCCACATTATGTCAATGCATTTTCTTTGGTTACAAATAATGCTTTGTCGGGTTATATAACTCCAGAGTATAATAAATTGAGTACGATTcttctccaaaaagaaaaaacaaatatagagaGATTGTTGCAATCTGTGAAAAGTACATGGTCTCAAAAGGGGGTAAGTATTGCCAGTGATGGATGGAGCGATTCGCAGAGGAGACCATTGATTAACTTTATGGAAATTACAGAAGGAGGACCAATGTTTCTTAAAGCTGTAGATTGCTCAGGTGAGACTAAAGATAAATACTTCAtagcaaatttgatgaaagaaGTTATAAATGAGGTGGGACATgagaatgtgattcaaataataaCTGACAATGCTGCAAATTGTAAGGGTGCAGGACAAATTATTGAATCACAGTTCCCCAGCATAGTTTGGACACCTTGTGTAGTTCATACCCTCAACCTTGCTTTGAAGAACATTTGTGCTGCAAGAAATATTAATAGTAATCAACATGTATTTGCAGAGTTTAGTTGGATTTCTGAAATTTCTAATGATGTTATGTTTGTCAAGCACTTTATTATGAACCATTCCATGAGGCTTGCTATGTTCAATGAGTTTGTGTCTTTAAAGTTACTTGCAGTAGCAGAAACACGATTTTCATCTACCATCATTATACTTAGAAGATTTAAACTCATTAAGGGTGGCTTGCAAACAGTGGTTATCAGTAATAAATGGGGATGCTACAGAGAAGATGATATGGTGAAAGCAAGAAGTGTAAAGAAGTTAGTACTTAATGATATTTGGTGGGATAAGATtgattatattcttttttttaccACTACTATTTATGATATGATCAGAGATTGTGATACGGACAAACCTTGCCTCCATTTGGTATATGATATATGGGACACCATGATTGAAAAAGTGAAGGTGGCCATCTATAAACATGAAGGAAAGCATCCAGATGAATCATCATCATTTTATGGAGTGGTGCATCAAATTTTGATTGACCGTTGGAATAAAAATAATACTCCTCTCCATTGTTTGGCACATTCTTTAAATCCAAGGTATTCTAAGACATCCTAg